In Bdellovibrionales bacterium, the following proteins share a genomic window:
- a CDS encoding sigma-54-dependent Fis family transcriptional regulator, which yields MAFKILVVDDEQMALETTKLVLEPESDLDVQTTNSPDEAYRRVRAEPNGFAVILLDLKMPGKDGVTLAKQMLSLNPYLQIVMNSGDLSREALKRSYSAGVTDFIEKDGDPNLFRTRIRQLCKKFEETAQEFQCAEIPDEQENLIRSIDMVGKSKAMADVASLVLQVAPTDSNVVIHGESGTGKELIARALHKHSLRRQKPFVAINVAAIPENLLESDLFGHEQGAFTGANRAKIGKLKLADGGTVFLDEIGDMKLDLQVKLLRFLQEGEIHPVGSIRTEKVNVRAVAASHVNLEEAVAQGKFREDLFYRLNVVKIEVPPLRARPEDIRPLISHFQKSFGSEGKTILMKTVHYLERYPWKGNIRELENELERLMTIVPAKRIEPEHLSSKFFVDYEREQFSLFDRTYPEFLSWLEQQERDYLINNLSKSSSLRDAVKTANESTTRNNLRSHEETRNKNRRKS from the coding sequence ATGGCATTTAAAATCCTGGTGGTGGACGACGAGCAGATGGCACTCGAAACGACCAAACTCGTTTTAGAGCCGGAATCAGATCTCGACGTTCAAACCACCAACAGTCCAGATGAGGCATACCGCAGAGTTCGTGCGGAACCGAACGGCTTTGCCGTGATCCTCCTCGATTTGAAAATGCCCGGAAAAGATGGGGTCACGCTCGCAAAGCAAATGCTTTCCCTAAATCCTTATCTCCAGATCGTAATGAATTCAGGCGACCTATCCCGCGAAGCACTCAAGCGAAGTTACTCCGCAGGGGTCACGGACTTCATCGAAAAGGATGGCGACCCAAACTTATTCCGTACTCGCATCCGACAGCTCTGCAAAAAATTTGAAGAAACGGCACAGGAATTCCAATGTGCTGAGATTCCTGACGAACAAGAAAATCTTATTCGATCCATCGATATGGTCGGAAAATCTAAAGCCATGGCAGATGTGGCGAGCCTTGTTCTGCAAGTGGCCCCAACGGACAGCAACGTGGTCATTCACGGAGAGTCCGGCACGGGTAAGGAGTTAATTGCTCGCGCCCTCCACAAGCACTCTCTTCGTAGGCAAAAGCCTTTCGTTGCCATCAATGTTGCAGCGATCCCCGAGAATTTGCTTGAGAGTGACCTCTTCGGTCACGAGCAAGGTGCATTCACAGGAGCTAATCGCGCAAAAATTGGAAAGCTGAAGCTCGCTGACGGCGGCACAGTTTTTCTGGATGAAATTGGAGATATGAAGCTCGACCTACAGGTAAAACTTCTGCGCTTTCTCCAAGAAGGCGAAATTCACCCTGTCGGCTCCATTAGAACCGAGAAGGTAAATGTCCGCGCTGTTGCCGCCTCCCATGTAAATCTTGAAGAAGCGGTCGCCCAGGGTAAGTTTCGCGAAGATCTATTCTATCGCTTGAACGTGGTGAAAATCGAAGTTCCGCCACTCAGGGCTCGGCCTGAAGACATTCGTCCACTGATCTCACATTTTCAAAAATCTTTCGGCAGTGAAGGCAAAACGATTCTCATGAAAACCGTCCATTACCTTGAGCGCTACCCCTGGAAAGGAAACATTCGCGAACTGGAAAATGAGCTGGAACGTCTTATGACCATCGTTCCCGCGAAGCGAATAGAGCCAGAGCATCTCAGCAGCAAATTTTTTGTGGATTACGAACGAGAGCAGTTCAGTCTCTTTGATCGCACCTATCCGGAGTTTCTCTCATGGCTGGAGCAACAGGAGCGCGATTACTTGATTAACAATTTATCAAAAAGTAGTTCGCTTCGCGATGCCGTCAAAACAGCGAATGAAAGCACCACTCGGAACAATTTACGGTCGCATGAAGAAACTAGGAATAAAAACAGGAGAAAATCATGA